CTGCGCTGTACTTCGATATAAAAAGATTTCGGAAAGAGTTTTTCGTAGCGTCTGGCAACAATCTTGGCATGGTCTTCTTGCCCACCCAATAGCGCGATACCGACTTCACCCATGCGTGCGCCAGAAAGTGCAATCAAGCCATAAGAGAGTGTGCGCTTAGCTGCTTTATCTTCTGCTTTAGCGGCAGGCTCACTAAACCAAGCGGAATCGACTTCAGCACGACCACGGGATTGATTATCGAGAGATGCTCTACTAAGCAGCTCACATAAATTGAGGTAACCGGAATGGTTTTGCACCAAGAGTAACAAGCGGTGAGGCTGATCTGGATCCTGGGGGTTGCTCACCCAAACATCCGCTCCGGCAATCGGCTTGATCCCGCCAGAACGAGCGGCGGTATAGAACCGCACTAAACCAAATAAATTACTTAAATCCGTAATTGCTAACGCGCCCATCTCATCTTTGACGGCGGCAGCTACCGCATCGTCAATGCGCACGACTCCATCCGTAATCGAAAACTCGGAATGGACGCGAAGATGAACAAAACGGGGTGAAGCCATGAGATGATTTTAGCTGTGTCGACACCCAAAAACCTTCCATCCCCAGCCGGCGGCTATCGCGGGCGATTTGCCCCTTCCCCTACCGGGCCACTGCATGCCGGATCGCTGGTTGCCGCTCTCGGAAGCTGGCTAGATGCCCGTAAAAATGGGGGTAAATGGCTGCTCAGAATCGAAGATTTGGACACCCCGAGATGCATCCCCCAGGCAACCGAGCAAATTCAGGCTCAATTGCTCGCCTGCGGCCTTTCTTGGGATGAGGAGGTCATGCATCAATCCCAGCGCCAAGAGGCTTATCAAAGGGCTTTAGAGCGCTTAAATGGGCTTCAATGCCTGTATTCCTGCACTTGCTCAAGACAAACCATTGCCAATGCCCTAGCCAAGCTCGGAATAGAGATATCCCGCAACCAAGAAATTGTCTATCCCGGCACTTGCCGCCCTGCACACTTAATCAGCAATCCCACAGAATCTTTCGGGGAATTGCAGCGCGCTTGGCGGATTGCCCTTCCCCAAAATTGCCATATGGAATTTAGGGATTTAGCTTTGGGCTCTCAAAGCCAAAACCTCAATACAGAAGTAGGTGATTTTGTCCTACGCAGGAGTGATGGCTTATTTACCTATCAGCTAGCTGTAGTCGTTGATGATGCCGAGCAGAACATTACACACATCGTTCGTGGCAAAGATTTGCTGAGTAATACTGCAAGGCAAATTTATCTACAAGAAATATTGGGATATAAGCGGCCAGAATATCTTCATCTACCACTGGTGCTCGATGAGCATGGTGAAAAACTGAGCAAGCAAACTTTAGCAACACAAATTAATACGCAAGATGAGAAACACTCGCTGAGAGAGTTACGTAAAGCAGCAACACATTTGGGATTGCAGAATTTGCCGGATGGCGAGAATGTCACTATTGCAGAGTGGCTATTGGCAGCCACTCATGCATGGCGAAGTTAATTACTCAGTTAATTACTCAGTTAATTATTTTTTCTTAAAGCCGCCGAGTAAAGCACCAACAGCAGGTTTAGCAGGAGTAATACCCGCTTTCTTCTCTTCTGGCTTAGAGGGATCTACAGTGGAAGCAGCCGGTGCACTTGGCTCGTAAGGCTTATAGAAGAAAGGGTCAGACATTTTGACTGGTGCGCTGTAAGAGCTTCTAGAGCCACTGGAGCCGCCATAGCTACTAGATGAAGGACGACTTTGTGAAGGCGCACCTTCAGGCAAAGGCTGTACGTCCAACTTACGCTTCATTAACTTTTCGATATCGTCAAGCAAACGCTTTTCACTAGCATCCACTAAGGCAATCGCATCACCTTTGCTGCCAGCACGACCTGTTCGACCAATGCGGTGAATAAAGTCTTCTGCGTTGTAAGGCAGCTCGTGATTAATCACGCACGGCATATCGGGAATATCTAAACCACGTGCAGCAACATCGGTTGCTACTAATGCTTCGATTGCGCCAGACTTAAAGGCATCCAAAGTTAAAGTACGCTCGCCCTGACTCTTGTCACCATGAATCGCGCCCGCTTTAATACCGTCACGCTCTAAGGCACGAGATAGCTTTGCGCAACCCAAACGGCTATTAGTAAAGATGATGCATTGGCGTGATAAACCAGCACGGGTACGCGCTTCTAGTACTTTGACAATCGCGCGTTGCTTGTCGGCAGAGGAAACCATGTGCACTACTTGCTTCACCGTATCAGCCGCAGCATTTTGACGTGCCACCTCAACTGTTACTGGAGTACGCAAATAACTTTGTGCCAGTTTCTTAATTTCTGGTGAGAACGTTGCAGAGAACAACAATGTCTGTCTTTGCGCAGGAATCAGATCAATGATGCGCTGTAGGTCAGGCAAGAAACCCATATCGAGCATGCGATCGGCTTCATCCAAAACCAAAATCTCTACTTGAGAGAGATTGGCAACCTTAGAGCCAATGTGATCTAGTAAACGTCCTGGGGTGGCGATCAAGATCTCTACGCCATTACGCAGTATCGCGACTTGCTCTTTCATATCCACGCCACCATAGACAACGGCAGCCCGCAAATCAGTATGTTTGGAGTAGCTTGCCGCATTCTCGGCTACTTGCACTGCCAGCTCACGGGTCGGAGTGAGAACCAATGCACGGATTGGATGACGTGCTGGCGATGCGCTGTTACTCGCGTGACGCAAAATCTTTTGAATGATCGGCAATACAAAGGCGGCCGTCTTACCAGTACCAGTTTGTGCCGCACCCATCAAGTCACTGCCCGCCAATACATGCGGAATAGATTGAGCTTGAATCGGAGTAGGAATGGTGTAACCCTGTTCAAGAACCGCTTTTTGAATTTTCGGATCTAAACCAAAGTCAGCAAAAGTAATTGTTGCTGGAGGAGCAGTATCAGTAGCACCAGGGGTAGCGGTATCGCTCACCCCTGTAGATGAATTTATTTCAGTAGCAATATTTGTCAAGGTAACTTACAGGATGGCCGCAATGCCGGCCTTAGCGGTTTCAGCATCCTCGGTCGATTTAACGCCGGAAACGCCGACTGCGCCGATGGTAAAGCCATTTACATCGATATTGACCCCACCTTCCAACATGCCCGAAATATGTGGAGCAGATAAGAAAGAGGTGCGGCCGTTATTAATAATTTCTTCATAAACGCGACTCTCACGTTTACCCATTGCAGCTGTACGTGCTTTTTCTTGTGCAATGTATGCAGATACCGGAGCACAACCATCACGACGAATCAAGCCCAACATATGACCGCCGTCATCACAAACGGCAATCGTTACTGCCCAATTATTGGCAGCCGCATGCTTATTTGCTGCATCCAAAATCTTTTGAGCATCAGCTTGAGTGAGGTAAGGTTTAGTTGCGGTCATGTTTAATCTTTCTGTCTCGAATATGGTGTATTTGTTTCATGCACTTCTATATAAGTACTTGAATTATAAGGGGTGTAGCCAGATTGAACCTGAGGAATCTAGCTCCGCCCACCCTAATTTGCTCTAAGTTGCCCTAAGTACTTCTTATTTAAGGAACTCTTGGGCTGCAACGACTCCGCTGGCCTTCGGTTTGTAACCCATAGAACCCAGACTCATCTCTACCCCACTGAGGGCGGCCATCAAGCTCAATTCATTGCAATCGCCTAAATGGCCAATGCGGAATGCCTTGCCTTTGATCTTGCCTAAACCTGTTCCCAAGGAGAGGTTGAATTTCTCTAGTGCATGTTTACGCAATACGTCTGCATCCATACCTTCTGGCGTCGCAATACAAGTAAGTACTGGTGAGTAACAGTCTTTATCTTGACACTGAATTTCTAGACCCCATGCATTAACCGCTTCACGACAAGCAGCAGCTAAACGCTGATGACGTGCAAAGATCGTATCCAATCCTTCGGCCATCATCATGTCCATGGCTTCATGTAAACCGTACATCAAATTGGTGCTCGGCGTAGTTGGCCAGTAACCTGTTTTATTGGATTCAAGAATCTCATCCCAAGCCCAATACGCTTTTTGCATTTTGTTATTTTTACTAGCTTCAATTGCGCGTGGTGACAAAGCATTAAAGCCGATACCGGGCGGTAACATCAAGCCTTTTTGTGAGCCAGAGATAGTAACGTCCGCGCCCCACTTGTCATGCTCGTAATCAGCTGAACCCAAGCCAGATACACTGTCTACGAGCAATAAGGCTGGATGCTTTAAGGAATCAATTGCTTTACGAACCGCTGCAATATTGGAAGTAACGCCAGTTGAAGTTTCGTTATGCACTACGCAAACAGCTTTGATCTCATGACCAGTATCTTTACGTAAGCGCTCTTCAATCACAGATGCATCTACACCCCAACGCCAAGAATCTTGTCCGGATTTACCAACTACCTCAACATCCAAACCAAGACGCTTACCAAGTGCACGCCACAAGTTGGCGAATTGGCCAGTTTCATAGAACAACACTTTGTCACCAGGATTGAGAACGTTGACTAATGCACCTTCCCAAGCGCCAGTTCCGGATGCGGAATAAATAATGACGGGTTGATCAGTTTTGAAAATCTTTTTGATGCCATCTAATACCTTCAAACCGAATGCACCGAACTCTGGACCACGGTGATCGATAGTTTGATAGCTAATGGCGCGGAGTACGCGTGGAGGCACAGGACTTGGGCCAGGGATATGTAAAAAATGGCGTCCTGATGCGTGGTTATCAAGTTTCAACATGCTTTGTCTCACTTTTAAAGTGTTTATAGGTAGTTATTTCTGCTGCTAGTGTATGACAATTTTTGGGAAATTTCCATTTTGTATACAAATTATTTGAAATAATCCTCAGAATAAAGCCTAAATTAAGCATTTAAAGGCTGTATTTATGCTTTAAGATGGTTTATTCTTATTTTGTATACAAATTAAGAAGCTGAGAGCTTAACTAAAGGTTGATCCATGACGGTAGTAGAACAGCCAAATTCACAAAATTTGCATGAAGCGACTTTCGAGAAGCTGAGATCCCTCTTGGTCGAGGGCAAGATTGCCCCTGGCAGCAAATTGAATGAACGTGAATTGGCTGAGAGTCTCAACGTCTCCCGCACCCCCATTCGGGAGGCGATTCGCCGTTTGGCGGCTGAAGGCTTAGTAGAACTCATTGCCAATCGTGGCGCCATCGCCGTGCAACTCAGCCTTGCAGATGTATTAAATACCTTCGATGTCATTGCAGACCTCGAGGGGTTCTCCGGAGAATTGGCAGCCAACAATATTAGCGATGCCACTCTCTCTGAATTAGAAGCTCTCCAATATGAAATGATGGCCTCTTATGCACGCCGTGATTTATCCAGTTACTACAAACTCAATTTACGCATTCATCATCTGATTAATCAGGCAGCAAACAATCCTGTTTTATCAAAACTCTTTACCCAAGTGAATGCGCGCATTGAAGCACTACGCTTTCGCTCCAATCAAGATGGCGTCAAGTGGGAAAAGGCTGTGGAAGAACATCAAGAAATGCTCGATGCCCTTAAGGCGCGAGATAGTGTCCGCATGAGAAAAATTATGATCCAACACGTCAGAAATAAACGCGATGTCGTTGCTCAATTACTCCAATCAGAAGCCCTGTTAGAAGCTACCAAATCATGAACAAACCCTTAGATCTTAAAGAACTCATGTTTGATCAAGCGGCTTTAGCGGCACGTCTTCGCAAAGAGACTTCAGGTGAAGTAATGACCGATAGTGCCAGTCGTGGCCGCTATGCAACCGATGCCTCCATCTATCAAGCCATGCCTGTTGCAGTCTTTGTGCCGAAAACTGCTCAAGATATTGCAAATGCGATTCAGATAGCAGCAGAGATGGGTGTGCCAGTGCTACCCCGTGGCGGTGGCACAAGTCAGTGCGGTCAAACTACTGGCGCAGCACTAGTGATTGATAACACCAAATACTTCAGAAATGTTTTAGATCTCAATCTGGATAAGGGTTATGTTGAAGTTGAGCCAGGCATTGTGCTGGACCATCTCAATGGCTCGCTCAAGCAACATGGTCTTTGGTATCCAGTAGATGTTTCTACTGCTGGACAAGCCACGATTGGTGGTATGGCTGGTAATAACTCTTGCGGTAGCCGCTCAATTGCTTACGGCAATATGGTGCATAACGTTTTGGGAATTGATGCCTGGTTAGCAGATGGCAGAATTGCCAACTTCAGCGATTACGCAAGTAGCACCGGGGCCGCTAAGCAGTTGGGTGACTTTGTTAAAAATCTAGCCACCACCCTCCAACCAGAAATCGAGGCACGCTTTCCGAAGGTATTGCGACGTGTAGCTGGCTATAACCTCGATATCTTTCATCCACAGAGTGAGTTGCCTTACACAAAAGATGGCAGCGTCAATCTAGCCCACCTTCTAGTTGGTAGCGAAGGCACTCTTGGGTACTTTAAGTCACTCAAACTCAAGCTTGCGCCTTTGCCACAACATAAGGTGCTGGGTATTGTGAACTTCGCCAGCTTTTATAAAGCGATGGATAGCGCCCAACATATTGTGAAGCTCGGCCCTACTGCAGTTGAACTAGTCGATCGCACCATGATTGATTTAGCACGCAGCAACCCTAGCTTTAAGAAAACGATCGAGACCGCCTTAATTGATCACACAGCACAAACTCCAGAAGCCATCTTGTTGGTTGAGTTTTCTGGTGAGTCTCATGCACCATTGCTTGAGAAGCTCAAAGCACTACAAGAACTCATGAGTGACCTGGGCTTGCCTGGATCTGTTGTGCCGATGCCCGATGCTTCCCCACAAAAGAACTTATGGGAAGTGCGCAAAGCAGGCCTGAACATCATGATGAGCCTTAAGGGCGACGGTAAGCCGGTGAGCTTTATTGAAGACTGTGCTGTTCCGCTAGAAAGTTTGGCCGAATATACCCAAGCCTTAACAGATGTGTTTTCTAAATATGGCTCACGTGGCACTTGGTATGCTCATGCCTCTGTGGGCACATTGCATGTCCGGCCTATTTTGGATATGCGCAGAGATGGCGCTCAGAAGATGCGTGCGGTTGCTGAAGAAGCTTCTGCCTTGGTACGTAAGTACAAAGGGGCCTATAGCGGTGAGCATGGCGATGGCCTCTGTCGTGGCGAATGGATCTCTTGGCAGTTTGGCCCCAAGATCACTGAAGCCCTCGCAGAAATCAAATACGCTTTTGACCCTAAGGGATTATTTAATCCAGGCAAAATCATCAATCCACCCAAGATGGATGATGCGAGCAACTTTAGATTTCCACCAAGCTATAAAGTTATTCCATTGCAACCTGCATTAGATTGGTCTGCCTGGAACGTTCAGAACGATCCCATCACAGAAGCAACAACCGCACCTGGCACTGGCGGTGATCCCGCCATGGGCTTAGCTAAAGCAGTGGAGATGTGCAATAACAATGGCCACTGCCGCAAGTTTGATGCTGAAGTGATGTGCCCAAGCTACCGCGTAACGCGTGATGAGAAACACCTCACTCGCGGCAGAGCAAACACCTTGCGTCTAGCGCTTTCGAATCAACTCGATATCAAAGATGAAACGTCGCCACTCGGTAGCGATGCCATTAAAGAAGTGATGGAGTTGTGTGTGAGCTGTAAAGCTTGCCGTCGTGAGTGCCCTACTGGCGTGGATATGGCCAAGATGAAGATTGAGTTCTTATCTGCCTATAAGAAACGTGTTGGTCATTCATTACGAGATCTAGCAGTTGCCTATTTACCTAAATACGCAAATACAATTAGTGCCATTCCATTCTTGCCAGCATTACTCAACTTACGCAATCACATTAAACCTATTGCAACACTTCAAGAGTGGGTCATGGGGATTTCTGCACAAAGAAGCTTGCCGATTTGGAAGGGTAAAACTTTCTGGAATCAGAAAGCGGCAAACACTTATCAATACAGCCCAGAACAATTGGCTAGCAATACTGATGGTAAAGGTGTAGTTTTATTGGCAGACACCTTTAATGCCTACTTTGAAGATGAGAATCTCCAGGCAGCATTAAAAGTACTGAATGCTGCTGGCTATCGCGTGCATATTCCGCACAAGAGTCAAGCAAACAAAATAAAGCAAGCCAATGCTAATGAAAATAGTTGCTCTAAAGAATTTTGCTGTGGCAGAACCTATTTAGCTGCTGGTATGGTTGATAAAGCCAAGGAAACTCTTGGTGAATTGGTTGATCACCTCGCGCCCTACGCAGATAAGAACATTCCAATTATTGGTTTAGAGCCTTCTTGTCTCTTTACCTTAAAGGATGAGTCCTTAGTAATGGGTTTTGGCGATCGTGCTGTCAGTGTTTCTAAACAAGCGCAATTGCTCGAAGAGTTTTTGGCTAGCGAAGTACGAGCAGGCAAGCTCAAATTGAATCTCAAAGCAGCTGATAAGTCAGTATTGTTTCATGGTCACTGTCATCAGAAAGCATTTGCTGCAGTGACCCCTGCAATGGAATTACTCAAACTTATTCCGAATGCAGAGCCTAAGCTGATTGAGTCTTCTTGCTGCGGTATGGCCGGAAGCTTTGGCTATGAAGCCGAACATATTGAAGTATCCAAGCAAATGGCAGAAGCTAGTCTTTTGCCTAGCATTCGGAAATCACCAGATAGCTGGGTGGTTGCTGATGGCACCAGCTGCCGTCACCAAATTGCCGATGGCACCCAAAGAGAAGCTGTGCATATCGCCAAAATATTGGCGGCGCATCTATAAGAGCAAAAGAGGATGGGGCGGCGTATTTTTATTTAACGAATTACGCCGTAACCCACCATCAGCAAAGTTCCTGTCAGTAAGGCAGGAACCAATCGCTTGGTAGGTTTAGAGATCATCACGCCGATAGCTAAGGCACAAATCAGCGCTCGTATCCACAAGGGTACGGTTGCCATCAGGCCGAGTGGCATCACAATCAAGCGAATAGTTAAAGCGGCAACCATCGCATAAGTGACAGCAGCCAACCAGCGGAAGATCTCGCTATCTTGATTGATGCTTTGCGATAGCAGGACACCAATTGCGCGACAGAAGTAAGTACCCAGACAGGCGCCCACTAAAGCAATCCACAAACCCCAACCCGAGAGCGCGTTAGTCATGGTGTTGATCGTATCCATCATCCAACTACCCCAGTTTTCTTGCGCAAGAACTTGCGATCAATAAAGTAAGCCATGGTTCCGGAAACCAATCCCGCGGTTAATAGGCTGGTATCGCGATCTACTATAAAGAAGATGGGGCCAAAGATACATCCCAAGCAAATCGCAATACGATTAATCCAAGGCTTTACCTCGGTAAAGGTCAACAAGAAAAACAAGGGGTTAATAAAGACTAAACCTAGGGTCACAGCGGGTGGCACCATACCCGCCAAGTAAAAACCCAGAATGGTTCCCGGAATAGAGATCAACCAACACAACAATCCTAAGCCAACAAAATAACTCAGGCGATGCTTCACCTCAATCGCATGAAACTCGCGCATGGAGATAGCCCATGCCGTCATCGCTAATAGATGAACCGAAGCATAGAGACTACGATTGCGATCCTTTTGATGAAACTGCGGAAAGAGTGTCACCGTCATCGTAATGAAGCGCGTAGATGTGAGCGTGACTGCTAAAGCAATAGCCACAACTGATGAGCCGGTAATGGCCATCTCAAGCAAGACAACCTGCCCTGGTAATGCGAACATAAAGAAGGAAGTAAAGGTCGTAAACCAAACATCAAAGCCGTTGGTTTTACCCATTGCTCCGAAGCCCACCATGCCAGCAAAGAGCACCATCGCAGGAGCACCCGCTGCATCCCGAATACCAGACCAAAATGCATCGCTGGGACTTTTAAAGCGTTCTGCAGCCGACTCTTCTAGCGCGATTTCGCTAGGATCAATATAGGGCTGGTCTGCGGATGACATGACTTAATTGTAATCTTTGCAGGACTTCTAAGCCTTTAGGGCCCATTCAATATGCTCAGCTACTAGAGGATCAGCTTGGGCAAGCACCTCACTTAAAGCTGTGCGTATAGCTGACTTATCGCTATCTGCTACAGCAGCGCTTGCTAGCGCATTGCCTATTGCTACGGCTAAATTGCGACGCCAGCGGCTATAACCAATTCTACGAATAGCACTACCTTCATGGCGTTGGTCAAACTCAGCCTCAGTCCAGGACCACAGGTGTAAAAGTGATGCCTGCCCCAAGCCATGACGTCTTGCAAAATCTGGTAACTCTGTGCGTTTGGCAAATTTATTCCAAGGACAAATCAGTTGGCAATCATCGCAACCGTAGATACGATTACCCATGGCGCTTCTAAATTCAACTGGTATAGCTTCAGGATTTTCGATGGTGAGATAAGAGATACATCTACGTGCGTCTAATTGATATGGCGCAGTAATAGCTTGAGTAGGACAAATATCGATACAAGAGGTGCAGGTACCGCAATGCTCTTCAATCTCTTGATCCAATGGAAGTGGTACATCCACCAAGATCTCACCCAAGAAAAACGTTGAGCCAGACTCTCGATTCAGTAATAGTGTGTGTTTGCCACGCCAACCTAAACCCGCCTTACGTGCCAACTCAACCTCCATTAGCGGAGCCGAGTCCGTGAACACGCGATAACCCAATTTACCAATGCGCTCTTCAATGCGTTGGGCAAATTCTTGCAAGCGATTACGGAGTACCTTGTGATAATCGCGCCCTCTGGCGTATATCGAGACCACTGCTTGGGTTGGATCCTCTAGCCTTTGCCACTCAGTATCGAAATCAGTTTCGGGTGGGAGGTAGTTCATGGATACACAAATGACGCGCACTGTACCGGGTACCAAGAGCTCAGGATTGGAGCGTAATTCGGCATGACGTTGCATGTATTCCATATGGCCATGACGTCCCTCAGCCAGCCATTCCTGCAAACGTTCTGTTGCAGGCCCTAAATGGGTGTCGGTAATGCGTAAGCCACCAAATCCCAAGGATGCAGCCTGCTCCCCAAGCCAATCACGTAGATTGGACTCATCTAAAGGTTGAGGACTAGTAGATAAAGGCATATGGAATACAGAATGTAGCGCAATAATTGAATAAACTAGGGGAATGGCTCAAACACAGGCAACCACGGCAATTCCGCTCACTGCAATAGAACTCTATTGTAGGCAGGAAGCCGATACCGCTTCTCTTGCTAAGCAACTGGCGGCTCGTTTTGAGCAATTTCTGACTAAGCAGCCAGGTTCACACTTAAATATCTCCCTAGAGGGTGATCTTGGCGCCGGCAAAACAACCTTTGCAAGATACCTCATTCAAGCATTGGGTCATGAGGGCAAGGTAAAGAGTCCTACTTACACTTTGTGCGAACCCTATCCACTCAATTTAAAAGATCAAGCAATCACTGTTCACCACTTTGATTTGTATCGCATGCGTGATCCCCTGGAATGGCAAGAAGCGGGATTTGCAGAACATTTTGATTTTCCGGGTATTTGCTTAATCGAATGGCCAGAAAAAGCAGAAGGCACTTTGCCAAATTTTGATATTCAGATTCTGTTATCTGCAGGCACAGATGAGAATGAGCGCTCGATCACTATTAATGCCTTATCTATTCAAGGTAAAGCTGTAGTCGATGATATTCAAATCCCTCAGTAATGACTCAATAGTGAATGAGAAATAAAAAGATCAACCTCTCTAGAAGGCAGCATCTTAAGGCTTCCGCAAAGCTCTTGAGCTTTGCCCTTTTGCTTACTGAGATAGATATTGCTTGGGGTGCCAAGATCTTAGGTGTTCGTGTCTGGCCTTCTGAGGACTACACCCGCGTTACCTTGGAGTCCGATACACCACTGCCTATTACCCAACAGATTCTGACAAATCCAGATCGCTTAGTAGTTGACGTGCAAGGATTGGAGCTCAATCCCACTCTAAAAGATTTGGTAGCCAAGGTAAAGCCAAACGATCCCTACATCTCGCAAGTTCGGGTTGGCCAGTTTCAGCCAGGAGTTGTGCGTTTGGTATTTGACTTAAAAGAACCCATCAAGCCACAGCTCTTTACGCTTGATCCCATTGGTGAGTACAACTACCGCATGGTGTTTGACCTCTACCCTACTACGCCACCAGATCCATTAATGGCTTTAGTGAGAAGTAGCGCCAAGAAAGAAAGCGCTCTGGAAAAATCTAATGAAGAAGTCGATCTGATTGCGCAGTTCGCCACCAAGAAAGAAAAAGAGCTGGCTAAAACTCCAGCAGCACCAGTTGCACAAGCCATTCCAGACCCCAAGGAATTGCCAGCGCCCGCTAAGTACAAACGTTTGATCACGATTGCAATTGATCCTGGCCATGGTGGTGAAGATCCTGGTGCGATTGGTGCTGCAGGCTCACGAGAAAAGAATGTAGTGCTTGCAATTGCCAAGAGACTCAAAGACAAGATTGAAGGCGAGGCCTATATGCGCCCTTTCTTAACTAGAGATGGCGATTACTTTGTGCCACTGCATGTCAGAGTTCAAAAAGCCAGACGTGTTGAAGCCGATTTATTTGTATCCATTCATGCAGATGCCTTCATTGAAAGAAACGCCAAGGGAGCATCCGTATTTGCACTTTCTCAAATGGGAGCCAGTAGCACTGCTGCCAGATGGATGGCCAACAAAGAAAATGCTTCTGACCTGATTGGCGGCATCAATATCAAAACACAAGATCGTCAAGTTGCTAACCTACTCCTGGATATGTCGACTACGGCCCAGATCAAAGACTCACTACAAGTGGGCAACTCGATTCTGAAGCAAATTGGAGGATTTGCACCCCTACATAAGGGGAAGGTGGAGCAAGCCAGTTTTGCGGTTTTGAAGGCTCCAGATATTCCCTCAATCCTAGTTGAGACGGCTTTTATTAGCAACCCACAGGAAGAGGCCAGGTTGAATGATGATGGCTACCAAGATCGGATTGCAGAGGCGATTTTGAGGGGAATTAAGGACTATTTTTCTAAAAATCCACCGGTTGCCAGACGGATCAACTCCTAGGAACTTGTAAGTACAAGGGCTGAGGGGCAGACCCCACAAACCCAGGGAAGACCTACAAACTTCTTGCTATAATTTATGGCTTAACTGGGTCGGTAGCTCAGTCGGTAGAGCAGCGGACTTTTAATCCGTTGGTCGCGAGTTCGAATCTCGCCCGACCCACCAGTTATACAAAAGCCACCTTCGGGTGGCTTTTTCTTTTAGAGACGCAAGCAATCAAGAGCCCTTTTTTTAATACCCAAACGCTTTTCTGCTTTCATTGAGCATGAATAATGCAACTAGAAAAAGAGTGCATCCAAAAATACGTTTTAATCTAGGCGCCTCTAATTTATTTACCACTCTTGCCCCGAGCGGTGCAGCAAGAATGCTCGTAATAACAATGCACAATAAAGCGGGTACATACACATAGCCAAGAGAGTACTCAGGTAAAGATGAATTACCCCAACCTCCATAGATATAACCCAATGTAGATGATGCAGCGATTGGAAAACCTAAGCCCGAGGAATTTGCCATTGCATTATGGGGTTTGATATTGCACCAAATCATAAATGGGACCGTAATAAAAGCGCCGCCCGCACCTAATAGACTAGCGATCACGCCCGTCAACACACCAAAAGCAAAGAGCCCAAAGGCTCCAGGTAAACCTCGTGCAGCATGAGGGGACCTATTCAGAATCATTTGGGTGGATGAGTAAAGCATAAAAATGGAAAATCCTAGCGATAGCCAAGCTCCATTAATGACATCAAAAAATTTTCCGCCGCCAATTACAGCCCCCAAGACAAGACCAGGAGA
This is a stretch of genomic DNA from Polynucleobacter sp. JS-JIR-II-b4. It encodes these proteins:
- a CDS encoding GntR family transcriptional regulator → MTVVEQPNSQNLHEATFEKLRSLLVEGKIAPGSKLNERELAESLNVSRTPIREAIRRLAAEGLVELIANRGAIAVQLSLADVLNTFDVIADLEGFSGELAANNISDATLSELEALQYEMMASYARRDLSSYYKLNLRIHHLINQAANNPVLSKLFTQVNARIEALRFRSNQDGVKWEKAVEEHQEMLDALKARDSVRMRKIMIQHVRNKRDVVAQLLQSEALLEATKS
- a CDS encoding alanine--glyoxylate aminotransferase family protein, which gives rise to MLKLDNHASGRHFLHIPGPSPVPPRVLRAISYQTIDHRGPEFGAFGLKVLDGIKKIFKTDQPVIIYSASGTGAWEGALVNVLNPGDKVLFYETGQFANLWRALGKRLGLDVEVVGKSGQDSWRWGVDASVIEERLRKDTGHEIKAVCVVHNETSTGVTSNIAAVRKAIDSLKHPALLLVDSVSGLGSADYEHDKWGADVTISGSQKGLMLPPGIGFNALSPRAIEASKNNKMQKAYWAWDEILESNKTGYWPTTPSTNLMYGLHEAMDMMMAEGLDTIFARHQRLAAACREAVNAWGLEIQCQDKDCYSPVLTCIATPEGMDADVLRKHALEKFNLSLGTGLGKIKGKAFRIGHLGDCNELSLMAALSGVEMSLGSMGYKPKASGVVAAQEFLK
- the gluQRS gene encoding tRNA glutamyl-Q(34) synthetase GluQRS, which gives rise to MILAVSTPKNLPSPAGGYRGRFAPSPTGPLHAGSLVAALGSWLDARKNGGKWLLRIEDLDTPRCIPQATEQIQAQLLACGLSWDEEVMHQSQRQEAYQRALERLNGLQCLYSCTCSRQTIANALAKLGIEISRNQEIVYPGTCRPAHLISNPTESFGELQRAWRIALPQNCHMEFRDLALGSQSQNLNTEVGDFVLRRSDGLFTYQLAVVVDDAEQNITHIVRGKDLLSNTARQIYLQEILGYKRPEYLHLPLVLDEHGEKLSKQTLATQINTQDEKHSLRELRKAATHLGLQNLPDGENVTIAEWLLAATHAWRS
- a CDS encoding heme-binding protein, whose protein sequence is MTATKPYLTQADAQKILDAANKHAAANNWAVTIAVCDDGGHMLGLIRRDGCAPVSAYIAQEKARTAAMGKRESRVYEEIINNGRTSFLSAPHISGMLEGGVNIDVNGFTIGAVGVSGVKSTEDAETAKAGIAAIL
- a CDS encoding DEAD/DEAH box helicase, which codes for MTNIATEINSSTGVSDTATPGATDTAPPATITFADFGLDPKIQKAVLEQGYTIPTPIQAQSIPHVLAGSDLMGAAQTGTGKTAAFVLPIIQKILRHASNSASPARHPIRALVLTPTRELAVQVAENAASYSKHTDLRAAVVYGGVDMKEQVAILRNGVEILIATPGRLLDHIGSKVANLSQVEILVLDEADRMLDMGFLPDLQRIIDLIPAQRQTLLFSATFSPEIKKLAQSYLRTPVTVEVARQNAAADTVKQVVHMVSSADKQRAIVKVLEARTRAGLSRQCIIFTNSRLGCAKLSRALERDGIKAGAIHGDKSQGERTLTLDAFKSGAIEALVATDVAARGLDIPDMPCVINHELPYNAEDFIHRIGRTGRAGSKGDAIALVDASEKRLLDDIEKLMKRKLDVQPLPEGAPSQSRPSSSSYGGSSGSRSSYSAPVKMSDPFFYKPYEPSAPAASTVDPSKPEEKKAGITPAKPAVGALLGGFKKK